The following are encoded together in the Gimesia chilikensis genome:
- the gltB gene encoding glutamate synthase large subunit, whose amino-acid sequence MTSRTVRRGTDSENKAQNSLFQVGRFPEAHGLYDPEFEHDSCGVGFVAHIKGKRSHQIVVDADEMLRHMTHRGACGCEENTGDGAGILVSMPHDFLQRVVKEDLNLDLPPSGHYGMGNVFLPTDESQREHCKKVVEETVNAQGLVVLGWRELPVEPTKADIGPSALRALPHMEQVFISTSNHKVADQDHLERQLYIILKASSRQLREGSSLPQGLMFYFCSLSSNILVYKGMLTPDQVMPFYPDLQAEDFTSHLAMVHSRFSTNTFPSWDRAQPCRFMAHNGEINTLRGNANWMYARQGMMSSELFGDDLNKLFPIIEPHCSDSGNFDNALELLLMSGRPLPEVMMMMIPEAWQNHHSISVAKRAFYEYYSALQEPWDGPASVSFTDGKCIGAVLDRNGLRPSRYYVTHDDRVIMASEVGTLEVDPKLVKEKGRLQPGKMFLVDFEEGRLIPDEEIKEKYATKRPYQEWLQNQRLRLQDLPPAEKIDSVPTEELLSRLQAFGFTFETLKFMLIPLIKAKKDPIGSMGNDAALACLSDQPRLIYDYFHQLFAQVTNPAIDSIREEVIMSLECYIGPEGNLLESTEDQCHRLLIPEPIITNEQLAAIKKMDYRGWKTKTIDVTYPKSEGEAGFRAALDRIREEASQAIADGFSLIVVSDRAVCKDRVALPTLVSCGAIHHHLVRNEQRTQIGIVLETGEAREVHHHCLLFGYGADAINPYMAFEALWHSLEVGELDAAKWDRSSIVSAYRKGVCKGMLKVMAKMGISTLQSYKGAQIFEAVGLNQEIIEACFSGTASRIKGIGFDVVAKECEMRHNIGYPQRDQKRLPVLPNPGVYHWRANGEKHSWSPENIANLQAAASSGDKGAYKQFAKAVNEETTRQCHLRGLLAFKKREPIPLDEVEPVTEIVKRFCTGAMSYGSISAESHEALAIAMNRLGGKSNTGEGGEDYSRFKPLDNGDSKRSAIKQIASGRFGVTSWYLTNADELQIKISQGAKPGEGGELPGHKVNKIIASVRHSTPGVGLISPPPHHDIYSIEDLSQLIYDLKNSNPSARISVKLVSEVGVGTIASGVAKGHADNILISGASGGTGASPLTSVKHAGLPWELGISETHQTLVLNDLRSRVRLQTDGQLKTGRDIVIATLLGAEEYGFSTGPLITMGCIMMRKCHLNTCPVGIATQNPELRKKFAGQPEHVVNYFFLLAEEAREIMAELGFRTINEMVGRSDVLELDEGVAHWKAKHLDLTPILRLAEKPHENVGTYCTMDQQHGLEVVIDNLLISEAQPAIQNGESVTIDVKLKNTDRTFGTMLSHEVSKHHGAEGLPDETIHINSKGSAGQSLGAWLAHGITIEHEGDANDYVGKGLSGGRIIIYPPENSTFKPEDNIIVGNVNLYGATEGEVYIRGQAAERFCVRNSGAKAVVEGIGDHGCEYMTGGRAVVLGETGRNFAAGMSGGVAYVYDPEGHLLQNSNLETVELERLEDSEDIAELKELIDNHRKFTGSTVAKAILDNWENELELFKKVMPVDYKRALLEMAAEEAEAAASV is encoded by the coding sequence ATGACGAGTCGAACCGTTCGACGTGGAACTGATTCCGAAAACAAAGCACAAAACTCCCTGTTTCAAGTGGGGCGTTTCCCGGAAGCTCATGGGCTCTACGATCCGGAATTCGAGCATGACAGCTGTGGTGTGGGTTTCGTCGCCCATATCAAAGGCAAACGGTCACACCAGATTGTGGTCGACGCCGATGAAATGCTGCGTCATATGACACACCGTGGCGCCTGTGGCTGCGAAGAAAATACGGGCGATGGTGCCGGTATTCTGGTTTCCATGCCTCACGACTTCCTGCAACGCGTGGTGAAGGAAGATCTGAATCTCGATCTGCCTCCCTCGGGTCATTACGGCATGGGAAATGTCTTCCTGCCGACCGATGAATCACAGCGGGAACACTGCAAAAAGGTCGTGGAAGAGACCGTCAATGCCCAGGGACTGGTTGTCCTGGGCTGGCGTGAACTGCCCGTGGAACCGACCAAGGCCGACATCGGTCCCTCCGCGCTGCGTGCTCTGCCGCACATGGAGCAGGTCTTCATTTCCACTTCGAATCACAAGGTCGCTGACCAGGATCACCTGGAACGGCAGCTGTACATCATCCTGAAGGCTTCCAGCCGCCAGTTGCGTGAAGGCAGCAGCCTGCCCCAGGGACTGATGTTCTACTTCTGTTCGCTGTCCAGCAACATCCTGGTTTACAAAGGAATGCTGACTCCCGATCAGGTGATGCCGTTCTACCCCGACCTGCAGGCGGAAGACTTCACCAGCCACCTGGCGATGGTACACTCCCGCTTCTCAACAAACACCTTCCCCAGCTGGGACCGGGCACAGCCGTGCCGCTTCATGGCCCATAACGGGGAAATCAATACCCTGCGTGGGAACGCCAACTGGATGTATGCCCGCCAGGGAATGATGTCCAGCGAGCTGTTCGGCGACGATCTGAACAAGCTGTTCCCGATCATCGAGCCGCACTGCTCGGACTCGGGTAACTTCGACAACGCACTCGAACTGCTGCTGATGTCCGGTCGTCCGCTGCCGGAAGTGATGATGATGATGATTCCAGAAGCCTGGCAGAACCATCATTCCATTTCCGTCGCCAAGCGTGCGTTCTATGAATATTACTCCGCCTTGCAGGAACCATGGGACGGGCCGGCATCAGTTTCCTTCACCGATGGTAAATGTATCGGCGCCGTGCTGGACCGGAACGGTCTGCGTCCCAGTCGTTACTATGTGACTCACGACGATCGCGTCATCATGGCCAGCGAAGTGGGAACCCTGGAAGTTGATCCGAAACTGGTTAAGGAAAAAGGCCGTCTGCAGCCCGGAAAGATGTTCCTGGTTGACTTCGAAGAAGGCCGCCTGATCCCCGATGAAGAGATCAAAGAAAAGTACGCCACCAAGCGTCCTTACCAGGAATGGCTGCAGAACCAGCGTCTGCGTCTGCAGGACCTGCCACCCGCTGAGAAGATCGATTCGGTTCCGACCGAAGAGCTGCTGTCTCGTCTGCAGGCCTTTGGTTTTACATTCGAAACGCTGAAGTTCATGCTGATTCCGCTGATCAAAGCCAAGAAGGATCCCATCGGTTCCATGGGGAACGATGCGGCCCTGGCCTGCCTCAGCGATCAGCCACGCCTGATTTACGATTACTTCCACCAGCTGTTCGCCCAGGTGACGAACCCCGCGATCGACTCGATCCGCGAGGAAGTCATCATGTCGCTGGAATGTTACATCGGTCCGGAAGGCAACCTGCTGGAATCGACCGAAGACCAGTGTCATCGACTGCTCATTCCCGAGCCGATCATCACCAACGAGCAACTGGCCGCCATCAAGAAGATGGATTACCGTGGCTGGAAAACCAAAACCATCGACGTGACTTATCCCAAGTCAGAAGGGGAAGCCGGTTTCCGGGCTGCCCTGGATCGGATTCGGGAAGAAGCCTCACAGGCGATCGCCGATGGCTTCAGCCTGATCGTGGTTTCGGACCGGGCCGTCTGTAAAGATCGTGTCGCTCTGCCGACCCTGGTTTCCTGTGGAGCGATTCACCATCACCTGGTTCGCAACGAACAGCGTACGCAGATCGGGATTGTACTGGAAACCGGCGAAGCCCGCGAAGTACATCACCACTGTCTGCTGTTCGGCTACGGTGCCGATGCAATCAACCCGTACATGGCCTTCGAAGCCCTCTGGCACTCGCTGGAAGTCGGCGAGCTGGATGCTGCCAAGTGGGATCGTAGTTCCATCGTCTCTGCCTATCGCAAAGGTGTCTGTAAAGGGATGCTGAAAGTGATGGCCAAGATGGGCATCTCGACCCTGCAGAGTTACAAGGGCGCCCAGATCTTCGAAGCCGTTGGTCTGAACCAGGAAATCATCGAAGCCTGCTTCTCAGGAACCGCCAGCCGGATCAAGGGAATCGGTTTTGACGTGGTTGCCAAAGAATGCGAAATGCGTCACAACATCGGCTACCCGCAGCGGGATCAGAAGCGTCTGCCCGTTCTGCCTAACCCCGGTGTTTACCACTGGCGGGCCAACGGAGAAAAGCACTCCTGGTCACCGGAAAACATTGCCAACCTGCAGGCTGCTGCGAGCTCGGGCGACAAGGGTGCCTACAAGCAGTTCGCGAAAGCCGTTAATGAAGAGACGACCCGGCAGTGTCACCTGCGTGGTCTGCTGGCCTTCAAAAAGCGGGAACCGATTCCGCTGGACGAAGTCGAACCGGTGACGGAAATCGTCAAGCGATTCTGTACCGGTGCGATGAGCTACGGTTCGATCTCGGCTGAATCTCACGAAGCCCTGGCGATCGCGATGAACCGTCTGGGTGGCAAGAGTAACACCGGTGAAGGGGGCGAAGATTATTCGCGCTTCAAGCCACTGGATAACGGCGATTCCAAACGGTCGGCCATTAAGCAGATCGCTTCCGGGCGGTTTGGTGTGACCAGCTGGTACCTGACCAATGCTGACGAACTGCAGATCAAGATTTCTCAAGGTGCGAAGCCGGGAGAAGGGGGCGAACTGCCCGGGCATAAGGTCAACAAGATCATTGCTTCGGTACGTCACTCCACTCCGGGGGTCGGGCTGATCAGTCCTCCGCCGCATCACGATATTTACTCGATCGAAGACCTTTCGCAGCTGATTTACGACCTGAAGAACAGTAACCCCTCGGCCCGGATCAGCGTGAAGCTGGTATCGGAAGTCGGCGTGGGTACGATTGCTTCGGGTGTGGCCAAAGGTCATGCCGACAACATCCTGATCTCGGGAGCTTCCGGTGGTACCGGGGCCTCTCCGCTGACCAGTGTGAAGCACGCCGGTCTGCCCTGGGAACTGGGGATTTCGGAAACCCACCAGACGCTGGTGCTCAACGATCTCCGCAGCCGTGTGCGTCTGCAGACTGACGGTCAGCTGAAAACCGGTCGCGACATCGTGATCGCCACCCTGCTGGGAGCCGAAGAGTACGGCTTCTCCACCGGGCCGCTGATCACCATGGGCTGTATCATGATGCGTAAGTGTCACCTGAATACCTGCCCGGTCGGGATTGCGACTCAGAATCCGGAACTGCGTAAGAAGTTCGCCGGTCAGCCCGAGCACGTGGTCAACTACTTCTTCCTGCTGGCAGAAGAGGCCCGTGAAATCATGGCTGAACTCGGATTCCGCACCATCAACGAGATGGTCGGACGCAGCGACGTTCTGGAACTGGATGAAGGGGTTGCTCACTGGAAAGCGAAGCACCTGGACCTGACTCCGATTCTGCGACTGGCTGAAAAGCCACACGAAAACGTGGGTACTTATTGCACGATGGACCAGCAGCACGGTCTGGAAGTCGTGATCGACAACCTGCTGATCAGCGAGGCACAGCCTGCGATCCAGAATGGTGAGTCGGTCACCATCGATGTGAAACTCAAGAATACGGACCGCACCTTCGGTACGATGCTGAGCCACGAGGTTTCCAAGCATCATGGTGCAGAAGGTCTGCCCGATGAAACGATTCACATCAACAGTAAGGGTTCCGCAGGACAGTCCCTGGGGGCCTGGCTGGCACACGGGATTACCATCGAGCACGAAGGCGATGCCAACGACTATGTTGGTAAAGGTCTCAGCGGCGGACGGATCATTATCTATCCGCCCGAGAATTCGACCTTCAAGCCGGAAGATAACATCATCGTCGGTAACGTGAACCTCTACGGTGCGACCGAAGGTGAAGTTTATATTCGCGGTCAGGCTGCAGAACGTTTCTGTGTGCGTAACTCCGGAGCGAAAGCGGTTGTGGAAGGGATCGGCGATCACGGTTGTGAATACATGACCGGCGGTCGGGCCGTTGTTCTCGGTGAAACCGGACGCAACTTTGCCGCCGGGATGTCGGGTGGTGTGGCTTATGTCTACGATCCCGAAGGTCATCTGCTGCAGAACAGCAATCTGGAAACCGTGGAACTGGAACGGCTGGAAGATTCCGAGGACATCGCGGAACTGAAAGAGCTGATTGACAATCATCGCAAGTTCACCGGTTCGACCGTGGCCAAAGCGATTCTGGATAACTGGGAAAACGAACTGGAACTGTTCAAGAAAGTCATGCCTGTGGATTACAAGCGGGCTTTGCTGGAAATGGCAGCTGAAGAAGCGGAAGCTGCCGCCAGCGTCTAG
- a CDS encoding M1 family metallopeptidase, with amino-acid sequence MNALRNLSARLLVTSRFCLLTLLLLSGSTLYGQAVSNDKFKQEDKFRQLDEVLPTPNGFRNASGAPGEKYWQQQADYEIDVELDDKLQKIIGSEKITYTNNSPDTLSYLWLQLDTNILSFDSDAHLTGTDSPLGKVGYKSMQQLMAKETFDGSMKVTAVLDAEGNKLPYQIIKTMMRIDLPRPLKTGESTQFSVDWSYLINDSESRPARTGYEYFKDDKNFLYEIAHWYPRMAAYTDNTGWQHKQFLGRGEFTLEFGDFLTRITVPDDHVVASSGVLQNPEEVLTETQRTRLDESKTAKKPMFIITPEEAKANEKSKPKGKKTWVFKADNVRDFAFASSRKFIWDAQGHQLEGKAEPIMAMSYYPNEGEPLWSRYSTHAIIHTLNVFSKYTFPYPYPVAISVNGPVGGMEYPMICFNGPRPEKDGTYSKRTKYGLISVIIHEVGHNYFPMIVNSDERQWTWMDEGITTFLQFLTEQEWEDEYPSRRGEPRDMVDYMKSGYQVPIMTNSESILQFGNNAYGKPATALNVLRETVLGRELFDYAFKEYSRRWMFKRPTPADFFRTMEDASGVDLDWFWRGWFYTTDHTDMAIENVRQYQLETGDPYVDKVRRKKRRDEEPESLSEMRNKKLPKRTEKFPELKDFYNEYDELDVTDADRKKFESHLKELDADEKKLLETQNYFYLVDLKNHGGLVMPVILKLTFDDDSSRMLRIPAEIWRYNNQSVSKLILTEKPLKSLTLDPHRETADTQLSNNEFPRTIGKSFFQLEKSKKSKNEMQKQRQAEEAEKKKDDKKSAEKKEE; translated from the coding sequence ATGAACGCTCTCCGCAATCTGTCCGCCCGGCTCCTGGTGACTTCCCGTTTCTGCCTGTTGACCCTGTTGCTCCTCTCCGGATCGACGCTCTACGGGCAGGCCGTCAGTAACGATAAATTCAAGCAGGAAGACAAATTCCGACAGCTGGATGAAGTGCTGCCTACGCCGAACGGGTTTCGGAATGCGTCCGGCGCACCGGGAGAAAAGTACTGGCAGCAGCAGGCGGATTATGAGATCGACGTTGAGCTGGACGACAAGCTGCAGAAGATCATCGGTTCGGAAAAAATTACTTACACGAACAATTCGCCCGATACGTTGAGCTATCTCTGGCTGCAGCTGGATACGAACATTCTCTCTTTCGACTCAGATGCACACCTGACAGGAACGGATTCTCCTTTGGGGAAAGTGGGCTACAAGTCGATGCAGCAGTTGATGGCCAAGGAGACTTTTGACGGCAGCATGAAGGTGACTGCGGTCCTGGATGCCGAGGGGAACAAGCTGCCGTATCAGATCATTAAAACCATGATGCGGATCGATCTACCCCGCCCGTTGAAGACCGGGGAGAGCACACAGTTTTCCGTGGACTGGAGTTACCTGATCAACGATTCGGAGAGCCGTCCCGCGCGTACCGGTTACGAATATTTCAAAGACGATAAGAACTTTCTGTATGAGATCGCCCACTGGTATCCCCGCATGGCGGCTTACACCGACAACACGGGCTGGCAGCATAAGCAGTTCCTGGGACGCGGAGAATTCACGCTGGAGTTTGGCGACTTTCTGACGCGGATCACGGTGCCCGACGATCATGTGGTCGCGTCCTCCGGGGTACTACAGAATCCGGAAGAAGTGCTGACCGAGACGCAGCGCACGCGTCTGGATGAGTCCAAAACTGCGAAAAAACCGATGTTTATCATCACTCCCGAAGAAGCGAAAGCGAACGAGAAATCAAAGCCGAAAGGCAAGAAGACCTGGGTTTTCAAGGCGGACAATGTTCGCGATTTCGCGTTTGCCAGCTCGCGTAAATTTATCTGGGATGCCCAGGGACATCAGCTGGAAGGCAAGGCTGAGCCGATTATGGCGATGTCTTATTACCCCAACGAAGGGGAGCCGCTCTGGAGCAGGTATTCGACGCACGCCATCATTCATACGTTGAATGTGTTTTCGAAGTATACCTTTCCCTATCCTTACCCGGTGGCGATTTCCGTTAACGGCCCGGTGGGGGGCATGGAATATCCGATGATCTGCTTTAACGGTCCCCGTCCCGAAAAGGATGGCACTTATTCCAAGCGGACCAAGTACGGGTTGATCTCGGTCATCATTCACGAAGTTGGACACAACTATTTCCCGATGATCGTCAACAGTGACGAGCGGCAGTGGACGTGGATGGATGAAGGGATCACGACGTTCCTGCAGTTCCTGACCGAGCAGGAGTGGGAAGACGAATATCCGTCCCGCCGCGGGGAACCTCGCGACATGGTGGATTACATGAAGAGCGGTTACCAGGTGCCGATCATGACGAACTCGGAGTCGATCCTGCAGTTCGGGAACAATGCCTATGGCAAGCCGGCGACCGCGCTGAATGTGTTGCGGGAAACCGTGCTCGGCCGTGAGCTGTTCGATTACGCGTTCAAAGAGTATTCCCGTCGCTGGATGTTCAAACGGCCGACGCCTGCGGACTTCTTCCGCACCATGGAAGATGCGTCCGGCGTCGATCTGGACTGGTTCTGGCGGGGCTGGTTCTACACTACCGACCATACCGACATGGCAATCGAGAACGTGCGGCAGTATCAATTGGAGACCGGTGATCCCTACGTGGATAAGGTCCGGCGGAAGAAGCGTCGCGATGAGGAGCCCGAGTCGCTTTCGGAGATGCGGAATAAAAAGCTGCCTAAGCGGACCGAAAAGTTTCCGGAGCTGAAGGATTTCTACAACGAATACGACGAGCTCGACGTGACCGATGCGGACCGCAAGAAATTCGAATCTCACCTCAAGGAACTGGACGCCGATGAGAAGAAGCTTCTGGAAACACAGAATTACTTTTACCTCGTCGATTTGAAAAACCATGGCGGACTGGTGATGCCTGTGATTCTCAAGTTGACCTTCGATGACGACTCCAGCCGGATGTTGCGGATTCCGGCGGAGATCTGGCGGTACAACAACCAGAGTGTTTCCAAGCTGATTCTGACAGAGAAACCCCTCAAAAGCCTGACTCTGGATCCGCACCGGGAGACTGCAGATACACAGCTGTCCAATAATGAGTTCCCCCGGACGATTGGCAAATCCTTCTTCCAACTGGAAAAATCGAAGAAGTCGAAGAACGAAATGCAGAAACAGCGTCAGGCAGAGGAAGCGGAAAAGAAAAAGGACGACAAGAAATCGGCTGAGAAAAAAGAGGAATAG
- a CDS encoding glutamate synthase subunit beta yields the protein MGKPTGFMEFTRELGADKKPELRILDWNEFHDHLTDEELSNQGARCMDCGIPFCHTGKTLAGMASGCPINNLIPEWNDHIYNGRWQDALDSLHKTNNFPEFTGRVCPAPCEGACVLGIHEPPVTIKNIENSIIDHAFDQGWVQPSPPKTRTGKKVAVVGSGPAGLAAAAQLNTAGHSVTVYERDDRIGGLLMYGIPNMKLEKWIVQRRVDLLADEGVEFITNTSIGVDITADQLMKDFDAVVLCTGATKPRDLPIPGRDLKGVHFAMEYLSKNTKSLLESGLESKHYENSPVEGFINAEGKKVVVIGGGDTGNDCLGTAMRQNCESLINLEIVPQPPMERAANNPWPQWPKIFRVDYGHEEAAAVFGKDPRMFQMSTLEFVGDGKGNLKAIKVCEVDWSKPVENGPPFSVVPGSEQELECDLVFLALGFLGPEHIISEQLSLETDARSNFKAEHEQYTTNIDGVFAAGDCRRGQSLIVWAINEGRGAARECDRYLMGATELP from the coding sequence ATGGGTAAGCCAACCGGCTTCATGGAATTTACGCGAGAACTGGGTGCCGACAAAAAACCGGAACTGCGGATTCTGGACTGGAATGAGTTCCACGATCATCTGACTGATGAAGAGCTCAGCAACCAGGGCGCTCGCTGCATGGACTGTGGGATTCCCTTCTGCCACACCGGGAAAACCCTGGCAGGCATGGCCTCGGGTTGTCCGATTAACAACCTGATCCCCGAGTGGAACGACCACATCTACAACGGTCGCTGGCAGGATGCACTCGACAGTCTGCACAAGACAAACAACTTCCCGGAATTCACCGGTCGGGTCTGTCCCGCACCTTGTGAAGGGGCCTGCGTACTGGGGATTCACGAACCTCCGGTGACGATCAAGAACATCGAGAACTCGATCATCGATCACGCCTTTGATCAGGGTTGGGTCCAGCCGAGTCCTCCTAAAACACGTACCGGCAAGAAAGTCGCTGTCGTCGGTTCCGGTCCTGCCGGACTGGCTGCCGCCGCTCAGCTGAATACCGCCGGTCACAGCGTAACCGTCTACGAACGCGATGACCGCATTGGTGGTCTGTTGATGTACGGCATCCCCAACATGAAGCTGGAGAAGTGGATCGTACAGCGTCGTGTCGATCTGCTGGCTGACGAAGGGGTGGAATTCATCACCAATACTTCGATCGGCGTGGACATCACCGCGGATCAACTGATGAAAGATTTCGATGCTGTCGTGCTCTGCACCGGTGCGACCAAGCCCCGCGATCTGCCCATTCCGGGCCGTGATCTGAAGGGCGTGCACTTCGCGATGGAATACCTGTCGAAGAATACGAAGAGCCTGCTGGAGTCAGGTCTGGAAAGCAAGCATTACGAGAACTCTCCGGTTGAGGGTTTCATCAACGCCGAAGGCAAGAAAGTTGTCGTGATCGGCGGTGGTGATACCGGTAACGACTGCCTGGGTACCGCGATGCGTCAGAACTGCGAAAGCCTGATCAACCTGGAAATCGTGCCTCAGCCTCCGATGGAGCGGGCCGCGAACAACCCCTGGCCTCAGTGGCCGAAGATCTTCCGCGTGGACTACGGTCACGAAGAAGCGGCTGCCGTATTCGGCAAAGATCCGCGGATGTTCCAGATGTCGACCCTCGAATTCGTGGGCGACGGCAAAGGCAACCTGAAAGCGATCAAGGTCTGCGAAGTCGACTGGTCCAAGCCGGTTGAGAACGGTCCTCCGTTCAGCGTGGTTCCCGGTTCGGAACAGGAACTCGAATGCGACCTGGTCTTCCTGGCACTCGGGTTCTTAGGCCCCGAGCACATCATCAGCGAGCAGCTGAGCCTGGAAACCGACGCCCGTTCGAACTTCAAAGCCGAGCATGAGCAGTACACCACAAACATCGACGGTGTCTTCGCCGCCGGCGACTGCCGACGTGGTCAGAGCCTGATCGTCTGGGCGATCAACGAAGGCCGCGGCGCCGCCCGTGAATGTGATCGCTACCTGATGGGAGCGACCGAACTGCCGTAA
- a CDS encoding antibiotic biosynthesis monooxygenase family protein translates to MTDNQNSPRYAVIFRSRRTPDEAGYAEMATRMEEQARQQPGFLELTSLRAPDGTGVTISYWDSLEAIRAWKQHPEHITAQQLGKDKWYAHYTVEIAKIESMYHFPTPGDPRR, encoded by the coding sequence ATGACTGACAACCAGAATTCGCCCCGCTATGCCGTCATTTTTCGCTCCCGGCGAACCCCCGATGAAGCAGGCTATGCTGAGATGGCGACCCGTATGGAAGAACAGGCACGCCAGCAGCCCGGCTTTCTGGAGCTGACTTCGCTTCGTGCCCCCGATGGAACGGGGGTCACAATCTCCTACTGGGACAGCCTGGAAGCCATCCGGGCCTGGAAGCAGCATCCGGAACATATTACAGCACAACAACTTGGGAAAGACAAATGGTACGCCCACTATACGGTCGAAATTGCGAAAATCGAGTCCATGTACCACTTTCCCACACCGGGTGATCCCCGCCGGTAA
- a CDS encoding glutamate cyclase domain-containing protein encodes MGNPQTELIREFDRLIRRDPGKRGLIDSEARFGPLCTDHLLHAAQDLVQAGTHVAITTGFYIPAAEIPSAETDGPPGSILLAMVLQECGIQTSIVTDALCAPVVAATARAFAYPENQIDVIEGDDPDWVTRFYATRKVSHLVAVERVGPSHTPDSWGRQERVAGLEPTAFHEKVPCDHHDRCHNMRGEIIDSHTAPLHQLFERLPDFFPEAKSIGVGDGGNEIGMGAIAWEELARRIASAHAGLIPCRVATDWNIVAGTSNWGALALAASVALLKDQSATLFRWQREEQLRILEVMVREANAVDGVTRQREATVDGLPFLTYMQPWEGILSFLTS; translated from the coding sequence ATGGGCAACCCGCAAACGGAACTGATTCGAGAATTTGATCGCCTGATCCGCCGGGATCCGGGCAAACGGGGGCTCATTGATTCGGAAGCCCGGTTTGGGCCTTTGTGCACTGATCATTTACTCCATGCCGCCCAGGATCTGGTGCAGGCAGGCACCCATGTGGCGATTACCACCGGTTTTTATATTCCCGCTGCGGAAATCCCGTCTGCAGAGACGGATGGCCCGCCGGGATCGATTCTGCTGGCGATGGTGCTGCAGGAGTGTGGCATCCAGACATCGATTGTGACCGATGCGTTGTGCGCGCCCGTGGTGGCAGCGACGGCGCGGGCATTTGCTTATCCGGAGAACCAGATCGATGTGATTGAGGGGGATGACCCCGACTGGGTGACCCGATTTTATGCGACCCGGAAGGTCAGCCATCTGGTAGCAGTGGAACGGGTCGGCCCCAGCCATACCCCGGACTCCTGGGGCCGACAGGAGCGGGTGGCTGGTTTGGAGCCGACCGCATTTCACGAAAAAGTCCCCTGCGACCACCATGATCGCTGTCACAACATGCGGGGAGAGATCATTGATTCTCATACGGCGCCTCTGCACCAGTTGTTTGAACGTCTGCCCGACTTTTTTCCGGAAGCGAAGTCGATTGGGGTCGGGGATGGCGGAAATGAGATCGGCATGGGGGCGATTGCCTGGGAAGAACTGGCGCGCCGGATCGCTTCGGCGCATGCGGGACTGATTCCGTGCCGGGTGGCTACTGACTGGAACATCGTGGCGGGAACGAGTAACTGGGGGGCGTTGGCCCTGGCGGCGTCTGTCGCGTTGTTGAAGGATCAGAGTGCGACCCTGTTCCGCTGGCAGCGGGAGGAACAGTTGCGGATTCTGGAAGTGATGGTCCGTGAAGCGAACGCCGTAGATGGTGTGACCCGCCAGCGGGAAGCGACTGTGGACGGGCTCCCCTTTCTGACTTACATGCAGCCCTGGGAGGGGATTCTCTCATTTCTGACCAGCTGA
- a CDS encoding LysR family transcriptional regulator: MHLRNAELFCDVVVHGSFSKAAEVRRVSQSAASQAVHALEKRLGAQLIDRSKRPFELTPAGSIYFDGCQQLLRSFEQVEEQVRRAIGQTKNRVRIAAIYSVGLAQMHDYVEQFQHLYPEVMINLDYLHPDEVYQRVSENQADLGLVSFPKEDKDLTSILWQEQPMVLVVYPGHRLADQVSCEVGDIENEPFVAFTSELVVRQKMDRWLKKAGVHVQLIHEFDNIENIKRAVEAEAGIAILPLPTVSREVQDQSLKIVRLEQVEWFRPIGIIQRKQKSVPDDVVSKFIEVLHENPANFSSAHRETTEGSASAGENSSSMDAFSFGPLIARE, encoded by the coding sequence ATGCACCTGCGAAATGCCGAACTGTTCTGTGATGTCGTCGTGCACGGCAGCTTTTCCAAAGCTGCTGAGGTTCGTCGTGTGTCCCAGTCGGCAGCCAGTCAGGCCGTGCATGCATTAGAGAAGCGGCTGGGAGCGCAGCTGATCGATCGTTCGAAGCGTCCGTTTGAATTAACGCCCGCTGGTTCGATTTATTTTGATGGCTGCCAGCAGTTGCTGAGATCCTTCGAGCAGGTCGAGGAACAGGTTCGTCGCGCGATTGGTCAGACAAAGAACCGGGTGCGGATTGCCGCCATTTACTCGGTGGGTCTGGCCCAGATGCACGACTATGTTGAGCAGTTCCAGCACCTGTATCCGGAAGTGATGATCAACCTCGATTATCTGCATCCGGACGAAGTCTATCAGCGGGTCAGCGAGAACCAGGCCGATCTGGGACTGGTTTCTTTCCCCAAGGAAGACAAAGATCTCACCAGCATCCTCTGGCAGGAACAGCCGATGGTACTGGTGGTCTACCCCGGTCACCGGCTGGCAGATCAGGTCAGTTGTGAGGTAGGGGACATTGAAAATGAGCCCTTCGTGGCATTCACATCAGAATTAGTCGTTCGACAGAAAATGGATCGCTGGCTGAAAAAAGCCGGTGTGCACGTACAGCTGATCCATGAATTTGACAATATTGAGAACATCAAGCGTGCGGTGGAAGCCGAAGCGGGAATTGCGATCCTGCCTCTGCCGACCGTCAGCCGTGAAGTTCAGGATCAGTCATTAAAAATCGTACGCCTGGAACAGGTGGAATGGTTCCGTCCGATTGGGATCATTCAGAGAAAACAGAAGTCGGTACCCGATGACGTGGTATCGAAATTCATAGAAGTCCTGCATGAAAACCCCGCGAATTTCTCAAGCGCTCATCGAGAAACGACCGAGGGATCTGCATCAGCGGGAGAGAATTCTTCCAGTATGGATGCATTTTCATTCGGTCCGTTAATAGCGCGAGAGTAA